In Phreatobacter cathodiphilus, the genomic window AGCGCCTCTGACAGACCCTGGCGATTGCCCATCACCTGATGCACGTCGCCCTGCGTCAGCGCCGTGCCGAGGAACAGGTCGCCGTGGCCGTAGAGCTCGGCCCGCTCGGCGATGGCCTCGACGAGGTCCGGCGTCGTCGTCACCACCGCGAAAGGCCCGTGCGCCGCCGCCTCCGCCATGCCGGCCTCGGCGATGCCCGTGACCGGAATGGCGACGCTCTGGCGAAGGTCGGTCACGCCGGGATCGCCGAAGGCCGCGACGATGAGGCCGCGATAGCCGAAGGGTGGCCGTGCCGCGACCAGGGCGTTGACGGCCTGCCGGCCGATCTCGAGTTCCGTCGGCCCGGTGATCAGCGGCACGCCGAAGGGGGCGGAGAGCCCGTCGATCTCGATGCCGGGGACGGCGTCGCGGGCGATACCCACCATGGCGGCCGTGGTGGCCTGGCTGGTGTTCGGATTGATCAGCAGCAGGCGCATCACGACCCCGCGGGAACGGCTGCGGCGAAGGCGCCGGCGATAGCGGCGCGCGGCGCGACCCAGACCCGGTCGCCGAGGCCGGCGAGCCGGTCGAGCACGCGGGAGAAGGCGGCAAAACGCCCGGGCCGGCCGGCGATCCTCAGGTGATAGCCGATGTTGAGCAGGCGCGGCAGTCCGCGGGCCGCCTCCGCCAGAAGCACCTCCAGCGCATCGTCGACATAGTCGGCCATTTCGCCGGCGCGCACGAAGCCGTTAGGGTGGAAGAACTTCATGTCGTTGGAGTCCAGGGCATAGGGCACCACGACGAGCGGCCGGGTTCCCGACAGGTCCCAGTAGGGCAGGTCGTCGTCGAAAGCGTTGGAGGTGTAGAGGAAGCCGCGCTCGATGAGGAGCCCGCGGGTCCAGGCGCTCTCCGCGCCCCGGCAGAAGAAGCCCGCGGGTCTCTCGCCGCCCGCGGCCGTGATCGCCGCAATGCAGCGGTCGAGGTCGGCGGCCTCCGCCTCGCGGCTGCGATAGTCGGCATGGGGGCGCCAGCGCCAGCCGTGCACCGCCGCCTCGTGTCCGCTCGCGCGGATCGCCGTGAGGAGGGCGGGCGAGCGCTCGACGGCACGGCCGCAGCACAGCCAGGTCGCCGGCAGCTTGCGCATGTCCAGCGCCTCCAGCATGCGCCAGAAGCCGGCGCGGGTGCCGTAGGCGAAGATCTGCTCCTGGCCCGGGTCGCGGGTGCCCGGTTCGACGACGCTGAGCACCTCGCCCATGCGTTCGCTCGCCGGGTCGCCGTCCCCGACCTGCCACTCCGCTCCTTCCTCGAGGTTGACGTTGACCGAGACGGCGAGCCGCGCCCCGTTGGGCCAGCGCAGGTCCGGCCAACGGCCGCCATAGCCGTCGAGGTTCCGCTCGCCGCCTGCCGTGGCGGCGGGACGGTCGGCGATGCCGCGGCCCTGCCGGCCTGCGGTCGATGTCATGGCGCTCCTCCGGATTGCGGGCCGGCGCCACTGCCTGCCCGATCCGGTGGCAGCAAGACACGTGCCGACCGGCCGGACCCCGAAACAATCGGATCAGAAATTAGGCAAGGCCAAATAACAGGCAACGAAGTGATGCCTTTGACGGCAGTGAGGAAGGCCCGTTCGCCTCCGCAGCCGTCGAGCCGCTCGCCACCGGTCAACCCGGCGCGCCGCATTCCATGCGGGATTCGTGCCGTGCCCATAGCCCGAAAGTGCGCGGCTGCCGCGCGGAGCCACTTGGCATGGCCGTTGCTCGCCATGGGGCGTCCCGATGCGGAGAACCTCGTCCTGATGGCATCCCAGCAGACCGCGATGGCCCGGGCCGCGCAGCCTTTGACGCTGGACGGCGTGACCCACAGCTACGGCGCGGGCCTGGCCGTCGACAACGTCACGCTGGAGGTGAAGGGCGGCGAGCTCGTGGCCCTCCTCGGTCCCTCGGGCTGCGGCAAGACCACGCTTCTGCGCATCGTCGCCGGCTTCATCGCCCAGACCAACGGCAAGGTGATCATCGGCGACCGGCCGATCGACGAGCTGCCGCCGAACCGGCGCGAGATCGGCATCGTCTTCCAGAACTATGCGCTGTTCCCCCACATGACGGTGGCTGAGAACATCGCCTACGGTCTCGCCGCCCGCGGCGAGAGCCGCGCCGTCCAGACCGAGCGCGTCGCCGAGATGCTGGCGACGGTGCGCATGGAGGGCTTCGCCGACCGCAAGCCGCGCCAGCTCTCCGGCGGCCAGCAGCAGCGCGTGGCGCTCGCCCGGGCGCTGGCCATCCGGCCGCGCATCCTCCTGCTCGACGAGCCCTTCGCCGCCCTCGACAAGAACCTGCGCCTCGACATGCAGATCGAGATCAAGCGCCTGCAGCGCCAGTTCGCCCTCACCGCCATCATGGTCACCCACGACCAGGACGAGGCCATGTCCATCGCCGACCGAATCGCGGTGATGAGCCAGGGCCGCATCGAGCAGCTCGGATCGCCGGTGGAGATCTACGACGAGCCTGCGACGCTCTTCGTCAACAATTTCATCGGCTCCAGCAATCTCCTGAAGGGCCGGGTCGAGGCCGTGACCGAGGGCGACTGCCGCGTCGTGCTCGACGCGGGCGCCACCTGGACGCTGCCCGCCCGCGGGCGCTTCGAGCCCGGCGCCCCCGTGCTCGTCTCCGTGCGCCCCGAACAGATGGTGCTGGAGGGCGAGGCCGCTCCCGACCGCCTGCCCGTCACCCTCAAGCTCAGCCTGCCCATCGGCGGGGCGCTCATCCACGACGTCACCGCCGCCGGCGGCGAGCAGCTCAAGGTCGCCGTGCCG contains:
- a CDS encoding aspartate/glutamate racemase family protein, producing the protein MRLLLINPNTSQATTAAMVGIARDAVPGIEIDGLSAPFGVPLITGPTELEIGRQAVNALVAARPPFGYRGLIVAAFGDPGVTDLRQSVAIPVTGIAEAGMAEAAAHGPFAVVTTTPDLVEAIAERAELYGHGDLFLGTALTQGDVHQVMGNRQGLSEALREACLKAVEELGAKALVIGGGPLAVAARDIAGSLPVPIIEPVPAAVRLAVRRAERSVDEG
- a CDS encoding polysaccharide deacetylase family protein — encoded protein: MTSTAGRQGRGIADRPAATAGGERNLDGYGGRWPDLRWPNGARLAVSVNVNLEEGAEWQVGDGDPASERMGEVLSVVEPGTRDPGQEQIFAYGTRAGFWRMLEALDMRKLPATWLCCGRAVERSPALLTAIRASGHEAAVHGWRWRPHADYRSREAEAADLDRCIAAITAAGGERPAGFFCRGAESAWTRGLLIERGFLYTSNAFDDDLPYWDLSGTRPLVVVPYALDSNDMKFFHPNGFVRAGEMADYVDDALEVLLAEAARGLPRLLNIGYHLRIAGRPGRFAAFSRVLDRLAGLGDRVWVAPRAAIAGAFAAAVPAGS
- a CDS encoding ABC transporter ATP-binding protein — encoded protein: MASQQTAMARAAQPLTLDGVTHSYGAGLAVDNVTLEVKGGELVALLGPSGCGKTTLLRIVAGFIAQTNGKVIIGDRPIDELPPNRREIGIVFQNYALFPHMTVAENIAYGLAARGESRAVQTERVAEMLATVRMEGFADRKPRQLSGGQQQRVALARALAIRPRILLLDEPFAALDKNLRLDMQIEIKRLQRQFALTAIMVTHDQDEAMSIADRIAVMSQGRIEQLGSPVEIYDEPATLFVNNFIGSSNLLKGRVEAVTEGDCRVVLDAGATWTLPARGRFEPGAPVLVSVRPEQMVLEGEAAPDRLPVTLKLSLPIGGALIHDVTAAGGEQLKVAVPRRPGTLAAQPGEAFAALAPHARPSLFPAASS